ACCATCTGGTTCTCCTAAGTCCACACGTTCCAGCCCCGGATTAAGGATCAGGTTTTCAGAAGTACCCATCTCATCCGTCGCTTCAACAATATTACCTTTATCATCTAACACCTGGGCTTCACTTACTTGATCAGGATCAATTTCTGCTACTTCGTTCCCTTTATCGTCATAGATATACTCAAAGGTGTCCCCTTCAGCATCTTGATACTCTACCAAATTGTTATCCTTATCATATTTAAAGGATTCACCACCAGCAGCATCTTCCGCTCGCGTCAAATTTCCCTCTGCATCATATTGATACGATTCTGTTGGCTCGTTACAACCTTCCCGGTTCGCTTCCGGGTCACAAACCTCGATCAGGTTATTACGATCGTACTTATACGTTGTGATTAAATTTAAGCCGAAGGGATCTTCAACTTCCTTAATCAAATTCCCCGCATCGTTGTAATAGTACTCCGTCGTATTGGTATTAGCGTCATATACGATCGTTTTCCCTTCCTCAGGGTTATACTCAATGTCCGTATACGCTTCTTCTGGATCAATAATCTCAGTTAATTGCTTAAAGATATTATACGTATACCACGTCTTACCCCCATCGGGATCAATCACAATACCCATTGTCCCATTAGCAAAATAACCGTACTGAGTCTTTGATCCTGTTTCATCCGTAACAGAGATCAAGTCTCGTTTATCGTTATACGTATACACCCAGTCCCGTCCCTCGGGACCTGTTACTTTGCTCACCTGTTCTCCCTCGTAAGTAAGGTGAAACGAACGACCACTAGGATCAGTTAGTTTGGTCAATTGTTTTTTATCATTATACGTTAACGATAAACGGTTGTTATTCATATCTTCAATAGAAGTTAGTTTGCCTTCACTACTGAAGGAGTAGATCGTCTGATCCTTATCCGTTAACGTCCACCCGTCTTTTTGTGATCCCTCTAACTTCAGGTGTACACCGAGAGGACGGGCGTATGAGCCATCATCTTTTTGTTGGAAGTAGTGTTTCCCACCATCCATATCATTGAGAAGAGCATTCCCTTTCTCATCTGCTTGCAATGACATTTCATAGTTAAAAGACCAACCTCGACCAAATATCCCCACTTTGCTTGCATGACTATTATAGGTACGAATTACTTCCATGTCGAGTTCACGCCCAGGCAATTCCAAGTCCACTTCGGTGATAATCATGTTACCTGTAACGGCATTGATATCACCCCCGGGAATCTCACCAAATGCCCAAAACTCTTCCGTTCCGAGGTCCGCTATTCGATTAGGGATCAAAATCTTGAGATAATCAGAGCGCTCCGATTCTCCCGCAGGGGTTTTTGCACTGACGCGGAAATAATAATAATCCTTGTACGTACCACCTGAATTTTTATATACAGGGGTGGGATCTTTCGCTAAATCAGCTCCTTTTCCATCCAACTTCCCGTTAGCATCCATGTGGAGCTGATATCTTCCCGCCTTAATTTCTTCTTCTGTCGGCCAAATCTTTTTGTTGTTCGTCGTAAAATGAGTGGTATTCCCTACGTCAATCTTCTGATATTCCTTACCATTAAAAATCCAGAGATAGTAGCCTGTTGCATATTGAACTGGATCCCATTTCAAATCAATAAAGCCACTCCCACTTCCTTCCCAATTGGAGTAGGCTAACCCCTTTGGTTTTCCTGGTTGCGGTGATTGGTATTTAATCGAAAGGTATGGTTTACTACCCGAACCTTCAGATGATATTATCTTTTTCCAGTACTCTTGATCATTGCCGTTGGTATGAAACTTGAAACCATTATTCTTTCTTGTTCCACTTACCCATGCTTGAACAGTTTGCGTCACATTAAACGAAACCTTATCCCCACGGGCAACGTTTTTCATTCCAATGTTGGTCGATGTGATCTTCTTATCTTGTTGTACTTTCCATGTTAGACCGGATTCAGTCCAATCACCCTTTACTTCATCAAGCCATAGCCCTGTCTTCGTAGGAGCGAAGAAGTAGCTATGAAACACATGCACGTTAAGGGTGGCAGACTCGATAATCATTCCCTTTAAGCCACTTACATCCTGTTTCAAATAAGAATGATTGCGACCGGTAGTCCCATCATAGTAACCCACTTTTAATTGATCGCTAGACCCATAGTTCGTCGTCGTATATTTACTTGAAACATACGTATCGCCCGCGGTCGATTTCGTCGTTGAGGGATCTACATAAATGGGGTACTTTCTCTTTGGATCGCTCAGCCATTCCCGATCCGCTTTGATCGCAAGTATGAGCTTTCCCTCTTCTTTCGTTAGCACATAATCCACCTGATCAGATTGTGCAGGCTCGTCTGATTTCGGATCTATATTTGAATCATACATATACGGCTTAGTCAGTGTAAAAACAACGTTTCCTTCTTTATCTTCGAAGGTGACCGTACCATCTTTCTTTTTTTCAGCGCTTAAATCGGTATCTAGTGAAAAATAGAAGGTATCCAGGCCAGTCTCTTTCTGAAGGATAATATCTTCCTTAATCTTCGTATTAAACACTTTATTGCGCAAAGCAACATTTGGAAGAACATTCTCATATGTAACTTCATTTTCATCATAAGAAGCTTTGGCATCCTCAATTTCCAAAGCAGATCTTTCTGCTTCTTTTTGCGATTCCACTTGAGATGTTTTATCTGAACGTGATTCAGCAGGATTACTTTGCTTATCCTGATTTTCTTCTTTATCTCCTTCCTTACTTTCTTCTTTCTCATCAACGATCTCTTCTCCATCTGCCCCTATAAAGGAATAAGAAAGGTGATGATCTCCAGAAACAACCCTTGCATACTCCCCATTTTCAATTTCCGCAGCAAAAGTAACATCGATAGATGTATTTTCAGGTTTGATTTCATCTTCCTTTTTAACTAATTCAGTAGAAATCTCTTCCCATTTAGATCCTTCTTTAGTGTGGATAGGTTCAAAATAAACTTCTTTTGTAAAGGTGCCATCACCATTATCAATAACCTTTGAATCTTCCGTTCTTTCTTCGATAAGTTCTTTCTCTTTTGGTTCCGATACACTAGTTTCTTCTGTTGCCAATACAGGTTCCGATTGGACAGGGATTAAAGTAACCACTAATGCGAGCATTAAAAAAACAGATACCACTCTTCGCACAGAGCGATATCTTCGCTCATACACATACTTCATATTCATTCTCCTAATATCAAAATTGGAACTCATATAGACTAACTTTTTGACTATAAATCTTTATGAGCACTTTATCTATCTTACATAAATTCTAGAAAACTGCAATAGATTTTTTTGAAATATAGTGCTATATTATCTTAATATGTCAGCTAACGATTACTAGGAGATGAATGGTAAAATGAGCAAGAAGCTTATACTAGCTCTCACTATCTTATTAGTGCTAACCGCTTGCGAAGGGAAAAATCAATTGGATAACGCTGAGCAACAAGCACTCACTTATGTAGTGGAATTATATACCGAGGGTAATAGAGATATTGGGATCCTCTCTAAACTTACAGGAAGAAATAAAAGCAAGGAGAGCATCGCTCATATCCCCACTTTTCTTGAACCAACTGGGGAGGTACGCATCGCTTCCAAACAAACAGATAAAAAGGAACGACGCGCAATCTATTTTTACTTCTCTCCTGAATTGACGAAAGGTCCCTCCCTCAAGGGAATATATATGGAAAAAAGGGGTGAGCAATGGATTTATGCCGGCGATATCAAGGTAGACACTCTAAAGCATAAATCCTTTACGGAGGCAGAAAAAGAGGGGGATCTAAAAGATCTCAAAATTGAGGAGTGGAAAAAGGTAGAGTTGAAGGGAGAATAAAGCTCCTCTAAATCACTCTTTTCTCTTATAGAGAAACATTTTTACAGGTTGTTCACTTTCGGTGCTTACGAAAGATTTGTTTAAACAAAGGATTCTCCTCCATCCGTTTATTACGCAGTTGATACCCTTCCGGTCGTGGCTGCTGATACTCCTCTCGACAGAGACGATCCCATTGCGCCATGCGCTTGTAAATGGGCGGATGGAGCGACTCATCATATAAAACACACAAGGTATGAAGCCAATCCGTGTTCGCACATTCCAATAACAACAAGACTCGCCGTTTTTCATCCTCTACAAGATAGACACTACCCACGCCCTGTTCACCATTATTATCCAATTTATGCGTCAGTCGCTCTTTGTCAAAAGGGAGTTCTAAAATTTGACTGATATCCATCACAACTTTTTTTGTGTATTCGCTCGGGACACATATTTCATACAACCCCAAGCGTTCATCACTTAACTGAACCCAAGTAGCCATAATTACCTCTCCCCTTCCCCTCTGTTGTCTTCAATCGGATCCCCTGCAAAAAACAAAATATCTCGCCCTTCCAAATCCAATATCTGTAATGAAATATGAGGATACTGTTTATGAAATTGTATCATCACCCATTGACAACTGATGGAGGGAGGGAATTTTACTCGAATTTTTAATGTCCCACTCGCCGTCACATCGTCTTGCAACTGTTCTGCCACTTGTTCCAATAATTTCGGGATCGGTTCTGCCGCACGATCATATCCCTCTTCTGTATTAATGTTTCCCATCCCGTCTACCTTTAACGTTTTAAAGCGACGAAGGTGCGCTGGTTTTAACGGCACTTGCTCTTCTGACATACGTATACCTCCCTAAGACGAATCACTATATACACTATCATGCTTTAAACTTCACTCCTTGTAAATAACGCATACCTCTTCAGCTGGTATGATTTAACTCTTCCTTTGCTTTCCTCTACACACCACAATCAACCACATGATTCCACTCAAACAAGATACTGTTCCTATCCCTACCCCAATCAACCATATAGGCCACTTATTAAATGCCCAGCCGAACAACACGTAGGAAATTTGCATCATCCCTCCGTATGTAGACATATGTAAAGCGAAAACACGCCCCATCGTTTGTTTGGATGTATGGGTTTGTAATAGTGTACTGTCTAACGGGATAATAATGCCACTAAAAATACGCATCAGCAGAAGAAACCATATCGCTACATAAAAGCTAGATGTTTGCGTGAGCAGAACAAAACCAAGCGCTTGTCCTATGTAGGAGATCCCGTAACTAATCCTCTGAATACGCTCTTCTTTTCCCAAACGCCACCTCACTAACAAAGAGCCTACAAGCACGCCTATTCCATCCACAGCGTAGAGCAGACCTAGCCCCCAGCTAGAACCCTGCTGCCCTAACAGCGGAAGAAATACATAATATCCACCCCCTGCTAGTCCCCAACAGATCCCGATCCATATGATCGCACGAATATGGCGGTTCTGCCTCACTTCCCTCCACCCTTCCCATAAAGATGAAAGGTAGTGAAATATCGCTTGATCCCGTTCTCTGCTATCTGTCATAAAAACCATCTGGTGAAAAGCATAGGCGGAGGCAGTATACAAACCTGCATTGATAAAAAAAGCATATGATGGCGAGATCATCGTCACAACCCCGCCCACTATTGCCCCAAGCATCATACTCACACTGTTAGTCATCGTCAGCCACGCATTAGCTTCTGCTAAATCATTGCGTGTAACAATAGATGTTAGCAAAGAACGATGTGCTGGTTGAAAAAAAGCACTCCCTAATCCCACAACCAGAGCTGCAACATAGATGAGCACGATCTGTCCCCACTCATACGCACCAATAAAAAGTAGCACCGCGACCGCGCGCATTAGATTGGTATAGATAAGTATTTTCTGTTTTGACCATTGATCCACTAGAGGACCAAGAAACGGCCCCAATACAATACTAGAAACTGAACGGCACATCAACACCACACCTACAGACAAGGAAGACGCCGTTATATCCATTACTACCTGCATCAGCGCGACCGTATGAAGCCAATCACCCACCACACTCCCTGCCTGTCCCATCCATAGCAACCGAAATCTATGATTACGTTTATAGAGAGAGGCACGACTGTTCGATTTCACGAGCATACTCCCCCTCCCCCTCATCTACCTACTTACCACAGAGCTCCGAAATAATCTTTTTATCGAGTAATAAAATAGTTGAATTTATTGTTAGTTCGCCGTAGCTTACTGCTGATAGTAGATTGCGCATCCATGATAAAAAAACGCTCTGCAAGGGGCAGAGCAAATTTCCAGATGCGAAATAACCATGAATAATCAATCACCCCTGTTATGGTCTTTTCGTCCATGGACGTACGCTTCCTACAATGACTTGTTTTTCCGATGTCTCAAGGGCATGCAACACTCCACTACTAATCTCTTCATGTGTAAGCCAGCGTGAATAGCTTCCTTCATCTATAAATCCAAGCACAACTTCATGGTAGCTCACCCGTTGTAGCTTTTGAAAAGGCGCACGACGTCCCACCTGATCAACCGTAGGATCAGCCCCACTACTACCGATCACATGATAGAATTGAGAAGGCGATTCACTCTGCTCTAGCCACCTCGCTAACTGCAAGGGAGCATGTACGGCCGGTCCATGAATCCATGCGATTACACACTGAAAGAGGCCATATGCTTCTTTCGCCCTCTCACAATCTTCTAACCATTCTTTTTCCAAGGTGTAGTCAGTCACAACAGGGTGAATCGCTCCTTTATACCCACGTTGCTGTACCTCCTCTACTAACTGATGTAAGCGTCTCTGGGAACGTGCCATCACCGTGACACTCCATCCCGATTCCGCCAATGCAAGCACAGCCCCCCGTAACATGCCTGTTCCCCCTACAACCAAAGCGTGTTTTGCATCCTTTATCACCATTGCTTCTCTCCTCCTTTGCTTTCACTCTATGTGAAAATAGACTTTTCACACATGGATCGAGAGGACCAACTTTACTCGTCCGATGGTCTATAACTCCCCTCCTCCTTTCGTCCCAGAAAATCAATCATTCAACACCTTCCTTCATTTATGATATACTTTGCACAGATAGCTCTTAGGCACGTTTTATAAGAGAAAGGATTGGAAAACATGGACATGATGGACGCAAATCAAATTATCTCGTATATCCAAAACAGTGAAAAGAAGACACCTGTGAAAGTACATATTAAAGGAAAGTTAGCCGGAATCAACTTCGGCACTGAAATACACTCCTTTATTAATGAAAATGTTGGTGTTTTGTTTGGTGACTGGAAGCAGATTGAGCCGATCCTCACTCAACATCAAGAGCTGATTGAGGACTATGTGTTGGAACAAGATCGTCGCAATTCTGCCATTCCTCTCCTCGATATGAAAGGAATTGAGGCACGCATTGAACCTGGTGCGATCATCCGTGAGCAAGTAACAATCGGCAAGGGTGCCGTTATCATGATGGGGGCTGCTATCAATATTGGCGCCGTAGTCGGAGAAGGTACCATGATCGATATGAATGTGGTTATCGGCGGACGGGGGACAATCGGGAAAAACTGCCACATTGGAGCAGGCAGTGTCATTGCCGGGGTGATCGAACCCCCCTCAGCTACCCCAGTCATCATTGAAGATGATGTAGTCATCGGCGCAAATGCTGTTATCTTAGAAGGTGTGCGCGTCGGAAAAGGTGCTGTTGTAGCCGCAGGTGCGGTCGTAATTGAAGATGTACCAGCTAACACCGTTGTGGCAGGTACACCTGCTCGCGTAATTAAAGAAATTGACGAGCAGACTCGTTCCAAAACAGAGATTAAACAAGAATTGCGTCAGCTGTAAATCACTTTTACCACGGTCAGGGCCTGTCTACACACAGGCCCTGATTTTTCTAAAAAAGGAGGGAAAAAGATGGAATCGTGGTCACATCAAGATCAAGCCTATATCATGTCTACCGTCAATCGCCTACCGATCGCGATCGAAAAAGCGACGGGCAACTATTTATACGATACCGAAGGAAAAGCTTACCTCGATTTGGTAACGGGATTAGGGGTCAATGTCGTTGGTCATTCGCATCCAACCGTACTCAAAGCGCTTACAGAGCAAGGAAATCGTTTTTTACATATCTCTAATCTCTTTTTAAATCCACCCGCGATTCGGCTTGCCAAACGGTTGCTCTCCCATTCCCTCGTCAGGGGCAAGGTTTACTTTGCCAACTCCGGAGCAGAAGCGACCGAAGCAACAATCAAACTGATTCATAAGTGGTGCACCCGTGAGCAAAATGAAAAGCGAGGGGTTGTAGTCATGAAGAATAGCTTCCATGGTCGCACGATGGGAGCTATTCGCCTCACCCGTCAACCCGGAGTATATCAAGATTATCCAGAAATCGATCTACCTGTATATGAGGTAGAGGGTGAAGATTTATCCTCTTTAGAAGCGATCTGTCATCAACATCAGCCTGCAGCCATTTTACTAGAACCCGTTTTAGGGGCAGGCGGCGTATATCCCTTATCGCCTTCTTACCTACAAGGCGCCCGAAGAATTGCAGATCAACACTCCATGCTTCTTTGCATAGATGAAATTCAGACCGGCATGGGCCGCACCGGCAAACTGTTTGCCTATCAACACAGCGATATTTCACCCGACGTGATTTTGTTTGCTAAAGGAGTTGGTGGCGGCCTTCCACTGGGAGGGATCATCGCAAACGCAAACACATGTGATCTCTTCCAACCTGGGGATCATGGAACCACTTTTGCCCCTTCTCCATTAAGCTCCGCTTTAGGAAATGCAGTACTTGATATATTGTTGGAGCAAGAACAGTTGGAGATGGGAAAAAAAGCCGCAGCATATCTATGGCAAAAGCTAATAGAACTGCAGAGAAAGCATCCTCACATCATCAAAGAGGTGCGTGGTCTCGGAATGATGCTCGGCATTCGCACATCGTGTACCCCTGAGCAAGCCCAACAGCTCCAACGCGACCTCTATCATGCAGGAATATTGGTTAATGTAGCCGCACAAACAGTGATTCGCTTGCTTCCTCCTCTCACCTTGCAACACGATGAGATCGATCACTTCATCTTTACACTGGATCATTATATAAACCATCGAGTAAGTGACTCATGATAGGAGGGGAAATATATGAATCTCTCACCCGATCCTTTTATTCAAATTCGACGGGATCTCCATCAAATCCCAGAAGGTGGTTTCAAAGAGGTAAAAACACAAACGTATCTCCTGCGCTATCTGGCTACACTTCCACAGGAACGAATCGAAGTAAAAACCTGGCGCACAGGGATATTAGTACGCGTACACGGCACGGCACCTACTCGTTGTCTCGCTTATCGCGCTGATATGGATGGGCTCCCGATCGCAGAGGAAACAGATTACTCATTCACTTCGCAGCACCCTGGTTATATGCATGCTTGTGGACACGATATGCATATGGCGATTAGTCTCGGGATTTTAACTTACTTCACCCATCATCCCATCGCAGATGACCTACTTTTTATCTTTCAGCCAGCGGAAGAAGGACCGGGTGGCGCAGAACCAATGCTCGCCAGCAAAGAATGGCAAACATGGAAACCTGATCTCATTTTCGCCCTCCATATTGCACCTGAACTTCCCGTGGGAAGTATCGCTACTTGTCCCGGTACGTTTTTCGCCAATACATCAGAGCTCTTTATCGATCTCGTTGGAACGAGCGGTCATGCTGCTCGCCCTCACCAAGCCAATGATATGGTCATAGCTAGCTCCCAACTAGCTCTCCAACTGCAAAGTATTATTTCTCGTAATGTAGATCCACAAGAGGCAGCCGTTCTTACCATCGGGAAAATGGAAGCAGGCACAAAGCAAAATATTATTGCTGGTAGCGCTAGACTAGAAGGCACCATTCGCGCCCTCCAGATGGATACCATGAAAAGAGTAAAGAGTCGTATCCGTGAGCTTGTAAGTGGAATAGAGCTCGCCTATCAATGTGAAGCGACTATCGATTGGGGCTCTAACTACTGTCAAGTATATAATGACGAACACCTCACCCGTTCCTTTATGGAGTGGGCCCAAGCATCCCAGCTTGTCCATGTAGTTCACTCTCCCCCTGCGATGACTGGGGAGGACTTTGGTTACTTTGTACGTGAGATTCCTGGATTCATGTTTTGGCTTGGCGTTGACACCCCATACGGCTTACATCACGCCAAGCTTCAACCTGATGAGGATGCGATCGGTATCGCAATCCATCTCATGACTAGCTATCTCACTTCACTGGGCGAGTAAATATCCTATCCACTCGGGGCAAAAAAGCATGGGCTGACCCACTCCCCATGCTTTTTCCTATTTTGCTTTTGTTACAATCTCGCCTTTCATATTGGCTCGCTCCTCATTTACCATCTAATTATATTACACAACAAGAGTATCACTATTAAATTATAGTATTAATATTCTATATATTGTATCATCTGATGTTATTCTCTCTCTTTATACAAATCACTTCACCCTAACAGTCAGATATAAGCACAATCTATCAACATCGTTAAAACTATCATCAAATAATTCCTACCCCATTATAGTAATTACATCGATTTCTCTTCTTTTCATCTACTTCCAAATAATAAGTTTACCTTATAAATAATAGCTTCAATATACATGATTTATCGCACATTCGTATAAAATTACATATAATCTGGTAGAAGAACTACTAATTTCATAGATTTTTTTATATAATCTCTTAAAAAGAGGGAGGAAATCTAAGAGATACGACGAATGAATAAGAGTGGGAATGTTATTCGGGCTAATTGTATCGTTACCCGGTCTTATACCCCGTTATCTCTTATTAAGGAAAGGATGAACATTTTTGAAGAAGACCCTAACTGCCTTATTGTCTTCTGCTCTCGTGCTAACTACAGCCCTGAGCGTTCCGTCGGTATCTGCCGAAGGAAAATTAAATGGAGACTCTCAGCCAAAGATCGATTGGTCGATCGTAAACGATGATCGTTTGGCAAATGTATTGAAAGAACGCGGCCTAGTAAAAAAGGACGCTTCGCAAGCACAAGTAGAAAAAGCGATCACGGAATATGTGGGTGACCGCAAAATTCCAGATGGCGTTGATACTTCGACCAAAGCAGGTCGCAAAGCTGCAGATGGGCTGAAGAAGGTGCAAGATCGAGCTGAAAAGCTGATCAATAGCAACCTCTTCGACTGGGGTAAAACAAAGAAGAAAGATGTTTATACCGATAACATCGCTCTCGCTTTGGTAGAATTTCCTGACTATGCTCACAACACCTTGAAGCAAGAAGAAGGTTCCATGTATACGAAGGACTTCACTCCCGAGCACTATGAGAAAATGATGTTTGCAAATGAAGGTTACTCCACCCCAGAAGGTCTTGAAATGACCACTGTAAGCCAATTTTATGATGAGCAATCCGGTGGAACCTGGGCAATCGACGGTGAAGCAACGGATTGGAT
This sequence is a window from Mechercharimyces sp. CAU 1602. Protein-coding genes within it:
- a CDS encoding aspartate aminotransferase family protein encodes the protein MESWSHQDQAYIMSTVNRLPIAIEKATGNYLYDTEGKAYLDLVTGLGVNVVGHSHPTVLKALTEQGNRFLHISNLFLNPPAIRLAKRLLSHSLVRGKVYFANSGAEATEATIKLIHKWCTREQNEKRGVVVMKNSFHGRTMGAIRLTRQPGVYQDYPEIDLPVYEVEGEDLSSLEAICHQHQPAAILLEPVLGAGGVYPLSPSYLQGARRIADQHSMLLCIDEIQTGMGRTGKLFAYQHSDISPDVILFAKGVGGGLPLGGIIANANTCDLFQPGDHGTTFAPSPLSSALGNAVLDILLEQEQLEMGKKAAAYLWQKLIELQRKHPHIIKEVRGLGMMLGIRTSCTPEQAQQLQRDLYHAGILVNVAAQTVIRLLPPLTLQHDEIDHFIFTLDHYINHRVSDS
- the dapD gene encoding 2,3,4,5-tetrahydropyridine-2,6-dicarboxylate N-acetyltransferase, encoding MDMMDANQIISYIQNSEKKTPVKVHIKGKLAGINFGTEIHSFINENVGVLFGDWKQIEPILTQHQELIEDYVLEQDRRNSAIPLLDMKGIEARIEPGAIIREQVTIGKGAVIMMGAAINIGAVVGEGTMIDMNVVIGGRGTIGKNCHIGAGSVIAGVIEPPSATPVIIEDDVVIGANAVILEGVRVGKGAVVAAGAVVIEDVPANTVVAGTPARVIKEIDEQTRSKTEIKQELRQL
- a CDS encoding N-acetyldiaminopimelate deacetylase; the encoded protein is MNLSPDPFIQIRRDLHQIPEGGFKEVKTQTYLLRYLATLPQERIEVKTWRTGILVRVHGTAPTRCLAYRADMDGLPIAEETDYSFTSQHPGYMHACGHDMHMAISLGILTYFTHHPIADDLLFIFQPAEEGPGGAEPMLASKEWQTWKPDLIFALHIAPELPVGSIATCPGTFFANTSELFIDLVGTSGHAARPHQANDMVIASSQLALQLQSIISRNVDPQEAAVLTIGKMEAGTKQNIIAGSARLEGTIRALQMDTMKRVKSRIRELVSGIELAYQCEATIDWGSNYCQVYNDEHLTRSFMEWAQASQLVHVVHSPPAMTGEDFGYFVREIPGFMFWLGVDTPYGLHHAKLQPDEDAIGIAIHLMTSYLTSLGE
- a CDS encoding SDR family NAD(P)-dependent oxidoreductase, whose amino-acid sequence is MVIKDAKHALVVGGTGMLRGAVLALAESGWSVTVMARSQRRLHQLVEEVQQRGYKGAIHPVVTDYTLEKEWLEDCERAKEAYGLFQCVIAWIHGPAVHAPLQLARWLEQSESPSQFYHVIGSSGADPTVDQVGRRAPFQKLQRVSYHEVVLGFIDEGSYSRWLTHEEISSGVLHALETSEKQVIVGSVRPWTKRP
- a CDS encoding deaminase domain-containing protein, yielding MSEEQVPLKPAHLRRFKTLKVDGMGNINTEEGYDRAAEPIPKLLEQVAEQLQDDVTASGTLKIRVKFPPSISCQWVMIQFHKQYPHISLQILDLEGRDILFFAGDPIEDNRGEGER
- a CDS encoding MFS transporter; its protein translation is MKSNSRASLYKRNHRFRLLWMGQAGSVVGDWLHTVALMQVVMDITASSLSVGVVLMCRSVSSIVLGPFLGPLVDQWSKQKILIYTNLMRAVAVLLFIGAYEWGQIVLIYVAALVVGLGSAFFQPAHRSLLTSIVTRNDLAEANAWLTMTNSVSMMLGAIVGGVVTMISPSYAFFINAGLYTASAYAFHQMVFMTDSRERDQAIFHYLSSLWEGWREVRQNRHIRAIIWIGICWGLAGGGYYVFLPLLGQQGSSWGLGLLYAVDGIGVLVGSLLVRWRLGKEERIQRISYGISYIGQALGFVLLTQTSSFYVAIWFLLLMRIFSGIIIPLDSTLLQTHTSKQTMGRVFALHMSTYGGMMQISYVLFGWAFNKWPIWLIGVGIGTVSCLSGIMWLIVVCRGKQRKS